The Bubalus kerabau isolate K-KA32 ecotype Philippines breed swamp buffalo chromosome X, PCC_UOA_SB_1v2, whole genome shotgun sequence genome has a segment encoding these proteins:
- the GJB1 gene encoding gap junction beta-1 protein — MNWTGLYTLLSGVNRHSTAIGRVWLSVIFIFRIMVLVVAAESVWGDEKSSFICNTLQPGCNSVCYDHFFPISHVRLWSLQLILVSTPALLVAMHVAHQQHIEKKMLRLEGHGDPLHLEEVKRHKVHISGTLWWTYVISVVFRLLFEAAFMYVFYLLYPGYAMVRLVKCDAYPCPNTVDCFVSRPTEKTIFTVFMLAASGICIILNVAEVVYLIFRACARRAQRRSNPPSRKGSGGFGHRLSPEYKQNEINKLLSEQDGSLKDILRRSPGTGAGLAEKSDRCSAC, encoded by the coding sequence ATGAACTGGACGGGTTTGTACACCTTGCTCAGCGGCGTGAATCGGCATTCTACTGCCATTGGCCGAGTATGGCTCTCTGTCATCTTCATCTTCAGAatcatggtgctggtggtggctgCTGAGAGCGTGTGGGGTGATGAGAAGTCTTCCTTCATCTGCAACACCCTCCAGCCTGGCTGCAATAGTGTCTGCTACgaccactttttccccatttcccaCGTGCGTCTGTGGTCTCTGCAGCTCATCTTGGTGTCCACCCCAGCTCTCCTCGTGGCCATGCACGTGGCACACCAGCAGCACATTGAAAAGAAAATGCTTCGACTTGAGGGCCACGGCGACCCCCTGCACCTGGAGGAGGTGAAGAGGCACAAGGTCCACATCTCAGGGACACTGTGGTGGACCTATGTGATCAGCGTGGTCTTCCGGCTGTTGTTCGAGGCTGCTTTCATGTATGTCTTTTATCTACTCTACCCTGGCTACGCCATGGTGCGGCTGGTCAAGTGTGATGCCTACCCCTGCCCCAACACAGTGGACTGCTTCGTGTCCCGCCCCACAGAGAAAACCATCTTCACGGTCTTCATGCTGGCCGCCTCAGGCATCTGCATCATCCTCAATGTGGCTGAGGTGGTGTACCTCATCTTCCGGGCCTGTGCCCGCCGAGCCCAGCGCCGCTCCAATCCACCCTCCCGCAAGGGCTCAGGGGGCTTCGGCCATCGCCTCTCACCTGAATACAAGCAGAATGAGATCAACAAGCTGCTGAGTGAGCAGGACGGCTCCCTGAAAGACATACTGCGCCGCAGCCCCGGCACCGGGGCTGGGCTGGCTGAGAAGAGTGACCGCTGCTCGGCCTGCTGA